Proteins encoded by one window of Agelaius phoeniceus isolate bAgePho1 chromosome 3, bAgePho1.hap1, whole genome shotgun sequence:
- the XRN2 gene encoding 5'-3' exoribonuclease 2, whose protein sequence is MGVPAFFRWLSRKYPSIIVNCVEEKAKECNGVKVPIDTSKPNPNEVEFDNLYLDMNGIIHPCTHPEDKPAPKNEDEMMVAIFEYIDRIFNIVRPRRLLYMAIDGVAPRAKMNQQRSRRFRASKEGMEAAEEKQKIRQEILAKGGFLPPEEVKERFDSNCITPGTEFMDNLAKCLRYYIADRLNSDPGWKNLTVILSDASAPGEGEHKIMDYIRRQRAQPNHDPNTHHCLCGADADLIMLGLATHEPNFTIIREEFKPNKPKPCALCNQMGHEVKDCQGLPREKQGKHDQFADTLPVSEQEFIFIRLCVLREYLERELTMASLPFTFDFERSVDDWVFMCFFVGNDFLPHLPSLEIREGAIDRLVNIYKNVVHKTGGYLTESGFVNLQRVQMIMLAVGEVEDSIFKKRKDDDDNFKRRQKEKRKRLKRDQPSFIPGGQFSPQALGNRSSPQAICNPRQAAFEMRMHDRQNSTTSASPNTSLTPDNSPSLGGGIKRKPEDSDSEPEPEDNIRLWETGWKQRYYKNKFDVDASDEKFRRKVVQSYVEGLCWVLRYYYQGCASWNWYYPFHYAPFASDFEGIADMPSDFEKGSKPFKPLEQLMGVFPAASGNFLPPTWRKLMTDPESSIIDFYPEDFAIDLNGKKYAWQGVALLPFVDERRLRAALEEVYPDLTPEETRRNSLGGDVLFVGKHHPLCDFIVEQYKTKNTEAVDIPPELCHGIQGKLTLNDNAVLPDQVVQSPVPMLRDLTQNSAVSISFKDPQFAEDFVFKATVLPGAKKPAPVLKPGDWEKTNNDGRPWRPQLGFNRDRKPVHLDQSAFRTLGHTMPRDRGMPGMYPNAVPLGAYGSPYARPLMGSQQQIPKLLSNLRPQESWRGPTPLFQQTPQRTAGAAPLLAWNRVMQSPNQFQPAQYQGMGPMGYPQRPEDRMDRGRQAYGPGRPYPLPHPAGRYSWN, encoded by the exons ATGGGAGTCCCGGCCTTCTTCCGCTGGCTCAGCCGCAAGTACCCCTCCATCATCGTCAACTGCGTCGAGGAGAAG GCCAAAGAGTGCAATGGTGTCAAGGTCCCCATTGACACAAGCAAGCCCAACCCCAACGAGGTGGAGTTCGACAACCTCTACCTGGACATGAACGGCATCATTCACCCCTGCACACACCCAGAGGACAA GCCAGCGCCCAAAAATGAAGATGAGATGATGGTGGCGATTTTTGAGTATATCGACAGGATTTTCAACATTGTGAGACCAAGGAGACTCCTTTACATGGCCATAGATGGAGTG GCCCCACGTGCCAAAATGAATCAACAGCGGTCCAGGAGATTCAGAGCCTCAAAGGAGGGCATGGAAGCTGCCGAGGAGAAGCAAAAAATCCGACAAGAAATTCTGGCCAAAG GTGGCTTTCTGCCTCCAGAGGAGGTGAAGGAGAGGTTTGACAGCAACTGTATCACCCCG GGAACTGAGTTTATGGACAATCTTGCTAAATGCCTCCGCTATTACATCGCTGACCGCTTGAACAGCGACCCGGGCTGGAAGAACCTGACA GTTATTTTGTCAGATGCCAGTGCTCCTGGTGAAGGGGAACATAAAATCATGGATTACATCAGGAGACAAAGAG CTCAACCCAACCACGACCCAAACACTCACCACTGTCTGTGTGGGGCTGATG CTGATCTCATCATGCTTGGCTTAGCTACACACGAACCAAACTTCACCATCATTAGGGAAGAattcaaaccaaacaaacccaagcCGTGTGCTCTCTGTAACCAGATGGGGCATGAGGTTAAGGATTGCCAAGGTCTGCCCAGAGAGAAACAAGGAAAG CACGATCAGTTTGCCGACACCCTGCCGGTCTCAGAGCAAGAGTTCATCTTCATCCGCCTGTGTGTCCTGCGAGAG TACTTGGAGAGAGAGCTCACCATGGCCAGCTTGCCTTTCACTTTTGATTTTGAAAGGAGTGTTGATGACTGGGTCTTCATGTGCTTCTTTGTGGGGAATGACTTCCTCCCTCACCTGCCATCTCTGGAGATCAG GGAGGGAGCAATCGATCGCTTGGTGAACATCTATAAAAACGTGGTGCACAAAACCGGG GGCTACCTGACTGAAAGTGGGTTTGTGAACCTGCAGCGGGTCCAGATGATCATGCTGGCTGTTGGGGAAGTTGAAGACAGCATTTTCAAAAAGAGGAAAGATGACgat GATAACTTTAAAAGacgacaaaaagaaaaaaggaaaagattgAAG AGGGATCAGCCTTCCTTTATTCCTGGTGGTCAGTTTTCCCCTCAAGCCCTGGGAAATCGATCCAGCCCTCAGGCAATCTGTAACCCTCGACAAGCTGCCTTTGAGATGAGGATGCACGACAGGCAGAACTCG ACAACTTCAGCATCTCCCAACACCAGCCTGACTCCTGACAACAGCCCGTCCCTGGGAGGAGGAATTAAGCGGAAACCTGAGGACAGTGACAGTGAACCTGAGCCAGAGGATAATATCAG GTTGTGGGAGACTGGCTGGAAGCAGCGCTACTATAAAAACAAATTCGATGTGGACGCGTCAGATGAGAAATTCCGCCGCAAGGTTGTGCAGTCCTACGTGGAAGGGCTTTGCTGGGTTCTCAGATATTATTATCAG GGCTGTGCATCCTGGAACTGGTATTACCCTTTCCACTACGCTCCCTTCGCCTCGGACTTTGAGGGCATTGCAGACATGCCCTCAGACTTTGAGAAGGGCTCCAAACCG TTCAAGCCTCTTGAGCAGCTGATGGGGGTGTTCCCAGCCGCCAGTGGAAACTTCCTGCCGCCAACGTGGAGGAAACTCATGACAGACCCA GAATCAAGCATCATTGACTTCTACCCTGAAGATTTTGCTATTGATTTGAATGGGAAGAAGTACGCTTGGCAAG GTGTGGCATTGTTGCCCTTTGTGGATGAGCGACgcctcagagctgccctggaggaAGTGTACCCTGACCTCACACCTGAAGAGA CCAGGAGGAACAGCCTCGGCGGTGATGTTCTCTTTGTCGGGAAGCACCATCCACTCTGTGACTTCATTGTGGAGCAGTACAAGACCAAGAACACAGAG GCAGTGGACATCCCACCGGAGCTGTGCCATGGCATCCAGGGAAAGCTCACCCTGAACGACAACGCCGTCCTGCCGGATCA GGTGGTGCAGTCTCCTGTTCCCATGCTGCGGGATCTGACACAGAACTCTGCAGTCAG CATCTCATTCAAAGATCCACAATTTGCTGAAGACTTTGTTTTCAAGGCCACAGTGTTACCTGGGGCAAA GAAACCTGCTCCAGTTCTGAAGCCAGGAGAttgggaaaaaaccaacaatgATGGCAGGCCTTGGAGACCACAGCTTGGCTTTAACAGGGACAGGAAACCAGTGCATTTGGACCAGTCAGCGTTCAGAACCTTGGG GCACACAATGCCAAGGGACAGGGGCATGCCAGGGATGTACCCCAACGCTGTGCCGCTCGGAGCCTACGGCAGCCCCTACGCCAGGCCCCTCatgggcagccagcagcagatcCCCAAACTGCTGTCAA ATCTTCGGCCCCAGGAGTCCTGGAGAGGTCCCACACCCTTGTTCCAGCAGACACCACAAAG AACCGCCGGAGCCGCTCCTCTCCTCGCCTGGAACCGCGTGATGCAGTCCCCAAACCAGTTCCAGCCAGCCCAGTACCAGGGCATGGGGCCCATGGGATACCCCCAGAGACCCGAGGACCGCATGGACAGGGGCAGACAG gCGTACGGCCCCGGGAGGCCCTACCCGCTCCCGCATCCCGCAGGAAGGTACAGCTGGAATTAG